The following are encoded in a window of Sebastes umbrosus isolate fSebUmb1 chromosome 7, fSebUmb1.pri, whole genome shotgun sequence genomic DNA:
- the LOC119491934 gene encoding transient receptor potential cation channel subfamily V member 1-like, translating to MATNKMDDGQEPDTVEQEKDPEEDEENNLDWLLGNDSKSEIIQAPMDTNVHMPRPDATIDGCSSKEFTRERVFNAASQGDTTQLDGLLDYLRLNDKQLTSPEFTDEANGKTALLKALLKLKDGRNDTVEVFLDIAEKTGDLENLINAPYTDPSYKGQTALHIAIERRSFYHVDLLVQKGADVQAKANGNFFQRHKGLGFYFGELPLSLAACTNQPDLVSFLIENSYRRADVTDKDSQGNTVLHALVVIADNTEDNTAMVAKMYDEILIQHNRLEKDVLLEAIENNKGMTPLKLAAKLGKIGLFKHMLQREFVGEEMRPLSRKFTEWVYGPVRSSLYDTSSIDTIEDDSVLEIVVFGTEIPNRPEMLQIEPLRSLLDDKWDRFAYKLFWMNFVVYLLYLIIFTCVAFYRKRGVPPFPIQDVPRDYFRCIGEIISVLGAVWFFFKAIVIFKRNPPTFNSLYTDGFCEILFFLQAILVLVCPVLYFCGRREYAGLLVMALALAWINVLYYSRGSKRMGMYGVMMERMVLGDLFHFLAVYSVMLVGFAAAIVAIDDDDFIPPAQRLNTTVPASTEGRKPRYNDLRFTLHELFKFTIGMGDLGFTDDYQYKEVFYILLFWYIVLTYILLLNMLIALMGHTVDRISNENENIWNLQRAFTILDMERTLPRCLRTKLFAGASKVVLGKDKTHRFFRVEELNWKQWRSDVGYIQDEDPGENEVMSPAPIVSPRRLWTLNPFLQRLRDRRHRQRQPSSSMA from the exons ATGGCAACAAATAAGATGGACGATGGACAGGAGCCGGACACAGTGGAACAAGAGAAAGACCCagaagaggacgaggagaatAATCTGGATTGGCTCCTCGGAAATGACTCCAAATCAGAGATAATTCAAGCACCTATGGACACCAACGTCCACATGCCTAG accAGATGCCACTATTGACGGCTGTTCCAGTAAAGAGTTCACTAGGGAGAGAGTCTTTAATGCAGCGTCCCAGGGAGACACAACCCAACTTGATGGGTTGCTTGACTACCTGAGACTTAATGATAAGCAACTTACGAGCCCAGAATTCACAG ATGAAGCAAATGGGAAAACGGCGCTCCTGAAAGCTTTGCTGAAACTAAAAGATGGCAGAAACGACACAGTGGAAGTCTTCCTTGACATAGCCGAGAAAACCGGAGACTTAGAAAATTTAATCAACGCACCTTACACAGATCCTAGCTACAAAG GTCAGACAGCCCTGCACATCGCCATTGAGAGGAGGAGCTTTTACCACGTGGACCTTCTGGTCCAGAAAGGGGCAGACGTGCAAGCCAAAGCCAACGGGAATTTCTTCCAGCGTCATAAAGGactgggcttttattttg GAGAGCTTCCTCTGTCACTGGCTGCCTGCACCAACCAGCCCGATCTTGTGTCCTTCCTCATCGAGAACTCCTACAGAAGAGCTGACGTGACTGACAAAGACTCACAAGGAAACACTGTCTTGCACGCCTTGGTGGTCATAGCAGACAATACGGAAGACAACACAGCCATGGTTGCAAAGATGTACGACGAGATCCTTATTCAGCACAACAGACTTGAGAAAGATGTCCTGTTGGAAGCGATTGAAAATAATAAGGGGATGACTCCTCTGAAGTTAGCAGCCAAGCTGGGCAAGATCGGG CTGTTCAAGCACATGTTACAACGGGAATTCGTGGGTGAGGAGATGAGGCCGCTGTCCAGGAAGTTTACAGAATGGGTCTATGGACCCGTTCGCTCATCGCTCTATGACACGAGCTCCATCGACACCATCGAAGACGACTCTGTGTTGGAGATAGTCGTCTTCGGGACTGAAATTCCA AATCGTCCTGAGATGCTCCAGATCGAGCCTCTGCGCAGTCTTCTGGATGATAAGTGGGACCGGTTTGCTTACAAGTTATTCTGGATGAATTTCGTGGTATACCTGCTGTACCTGATCATCTTCACCTGTGTGGCCTTCTACAGAAAGCGAGGAGTG CCACCGTTTCCCATTCAAGATGTCCCGCGGGACTACTTTCGTTGCATTGGCGAGATCATCAGTGTCCTTGGAGCAGTGTGGTTTTTCTTTAAAGCG ATAGTTATTTTCAAGAGGAACCCCCCAACCTTCAATTCTCTATACACGGACGGATTCTGTGAGATTCTGTT tttCCTGCAGGCAATACTCGTTCTGGTCTGCCCAGTTTTGTACTTCTGTGGGCGGAGAGAATACGCTGGACTCCTCGTGATGGCGCTGGCGCTCGCCTGGATCAACGTTCTTTACTACTCAAGAGGCTCTAAACGAATGGGGATGTACGGTGTCATGATGGAAAGA aTGGTCCTGGGTGACCTATTTCACTTTTTAGCCGTCTATTCGGTCATGCTTGTTGGATTTGCTGCTG CTATTGTGGCTATCGACGACGACGACTTCATTCCTCCAGCTCAGCGTCTCAATACCACCGTTCCAGCTTCCACTGAGGGCAGGAAGCCACGTTACAATGACCTCCGTTTTACATTGCATGAATTGTTCAAGTTCACCATTGGAATGGGAGACCTGGGGTTCACCGACGATTATCAGTACAAGGAAGTTTTCTACATCTTACTTTTCTGGTACATCGTTCTCACCTACATCCTGCTGCTCAACATGCTCATAGCCTTGATGGGTCACACGGTCGACAGAATCTCCAACGAAAACGAAAACATCTGGAATCTGCAG AGGGCTTTTACCATTCTGGACATGGAGAGGACTCTGCCGAGGTGCCTGAGGACGAAGCTGTTCGCCGGGGCGTCCAAGGTGGTTCTCGGAAAGGACAAGACTCATAGATTTTTCAG GGTGGAGGAACTGAATTGGAAACAATGGAGGTCAGATGTTGGTTATATCCAGGATGAAGACCCTGGGGAAAACGAAGTGATGTCCCCTGCCCCCATCGTCTCTCCTA GGCGTCTGTGGACCCTAAATCCGTTCTTGCAGAGACTTCGTGACAGACGTCACCGCCAACGACAGCCATCCAGCAGCATGGCCTAG